A region from the Plasmodium berghei ANKA genome assembly, chromosome: 9 genome encodes:
- a CDS encoding P-loop containing nucleoside triphosphate hydrolase, putative: MGKNNKRNIEIDCTCLDLFEESTKVYRFSDCEIIKKCVKDGTLKESDSICIYGKEGCGKTLLLTELLVDLSAVNELRGMNCKVAFLDCDLSFNYKNYEDMISKKFEKYINNNTVDIYGKYEKNQLKNELLEQSFSNVYYIPIFNPGHLLVILNSLKKLLEQKNFIKALFIDSLSFWNFCKYDKINFFSNNNYVKRNTLELLDYSFTLILNLKKRFKFLFFYTKLCNEDKFVEYTINLSMNETNIDPGNNLKIHQENRKENNVLFNKSNAFKKEYFLIPHNFNDIIKTHIFRKKDFETKNFLIEKPFFIFLIPNEKKQFTCIDKKYDNPNLNFLMCLSSEMKNPNKTQYSKFFFRIVNSHTIVPL; this comes from the coding sequence atgggaaaaaataataaacgGAATATCGAAATAGACTGCACTTGTTTGGATTTATTTGAGGAGTCAACCAAAGTATATCGGTTTTCGGATTgtgaaataattaaaaaatgtgtaaaAGATGGAACCCTAAAGGAATCGGATagtatatgcatatatggAAAAGAAGGATGCGGTAAAACTTTACTGCTAACAGAATTATTAGTTGACCTTTCAGCTGTAAATGAACTTAGAGGAATGAATTGTAAGGTTGCTTTTTTAGACTGTGATTTAAGTTTTaactataaaaattatgaagaTATGATAAgcaaaaaatttgaaaaatatataaacaataataCTGTAGACATATATGGGAAATACGAAAAAAATCagttaaaaaatgaattattagAACAGTCTTTTTCAaatgtttattatatccCTATATTCAATCCAGGTCATCTTTTAGTTATACTAAACagcttaaaaaaattattagagcaaaaaaactttataaaggcattatttattgattcattatcattttggaacttttgtaaatatgataaaataaattttttttcaaataataattatgtaaaaaGGAATACATTAGAGCTATTAGATTATTCATTTACTCTTATTTTAAACCTAAAGAAAAGGTTtaagtttttatttttttatactaaATTGTGTAATGAGGATAAGTTTGTGGAATATACCATAAATTTGTCGATGAATGAAACTAATATTGACCCCGGAAACAATCTAAAGATCCACCAAGAAAAtagaaaagaaaataatgtattatttaataaatcaaacgcttttaaaaaggaatattttttaataccacacaattttaatgatataattaaaacaCACATATTTCGCAAGAAGGATTTCGAAACTAAAAACTTTTTAATAGAAAaacctttttttatttttttaattccaaatgaaaaaaaacaatttacatgtattgataaaaaatacgaTAATCCAAACTTAAACTTCTTAATGTGTCTATCATCTGAAATGAAAAACCCAAACAAAACACAATATTcaaagtttttttttaggaTAGTTAATTCACACACTATTGTCCCCCTATGA
- a CDS encoding myosin K, putative codes for MYKQNSLESRDINYIYEDSWVWVNLNSIKNKNVGLYREILEYYRNKRKTYFCFFKGRVNRFVSNKEVEIYIYVDDNYETLKNNINYEIIENVKYLLPIDTNFGCKDNTELIYLNPPNVLENIYQRYNNAYMSEENRNCIYTYIGYILLSINPYTNFKIYDDNYMNKVRNENNLFSIPHPFSIANDAYNCLMKDQISQSIIISGESGSGKTESSKQVLKYLTYLSSCNKDAIKKIINKKQKKYYTKNGKTRYNNKDNVEEIYDNGVNEFKNEINKNSYFNKFDNIKKTNDGNDHNANISNNQMENQTRKKTIMEEKNGYTENSQYISSYEEKIQNSNPLLESFGNAKTIKNDNSSRFGKLMKLNYDENGILCSASIETYLLAKSRVVNVPCGEGNYHIFYALCQNKSIAEKFNLLPWHKYNYLKDKNKLSDKDGNENDTKKIFEEEDGEETQYDSEQIKNMKNEKNKKTRNKRKKTEFSNNNTDSDKCKNEEETEKNKYEKNRTNNLENINYGIHDDYKKCPYDLNVIMKCFRTIGVMEDEQNEIYKTLICILLLGNIDFIEDKNEEGKKPLKIKNMNLCEQLNILLGINQDISGNNSRKILEILTIKKVRETQKNYTYQQAIYNRDVISKALYQLLFEYVILRVNDSLNVKQNFEEWEDGKYEDQNLLIENREKEEEENDGNFKKRKHQKMCLVKKKKTIIENENYNDNIEKNNNKYFIGILDIYGFENFSLEGINGFEQLCINYANEILHSFFLKQIIYNEHKIHYEENLSIGKVNYSDNSNVISLIGDNKNISIYTILEDLALLFTSNKSDEENNKNVFFEKLNKHVINSSKHKYTIKNYKDSKNSFIICHYAGNVLYDSNDFFNKNVDILTNDIEEFLSNCNSFISVNLLKKKRYDKFNNDKIWSNENNEEKQINNISDNKNQEKLKRRKLSVKEIVCGHESEQKWNSGVYNEINNSYRNKVKSIFSSFKKQLEILTNKLDLTCSKFIRCIKPNEEKAAKYFNKNLVLNQLVMSGMIDILNLMKKGYPCRVLYDDIWKTYNKILQEDMKTFLTPKMFCELVLKFLQINYNEYTFGKTKIFFRFGVLSLINEILLNKNEKKKKKFIECVYKFWLAKRKRRLLNFVLFGCRFKILFKKQRWKMLMNNGLQMYNNYLFKEQKKNIKKILIYYFNVYKQRMYFLELKKSTIIIQKNYRKYICRKKYMNIKRTIRFIQDYYIFRKYYQKRVNASNIIRKYWLMYIIKSDYKYVINSIIKIQRAFKMYMKKKYIDYCLNVSQLKKGENNIYSKKTNIPVYNQIYDQTDRIGSFIYIHSEKKRRHSFSILENLKNSSKSQHTFKRANTWSIKDNASKYGYNFPTKTASDTKRISIENDIQEYDSIYNKNDIVENQEKQINERRSYTANIPFMSVGNIQNNEHNKKDEDKKNIFNKKKVINVYGKKKYRFSNLSTCNSIIDTNLNNTTSKKPDRLKFDNAEKLEINIKTHNYNNTKGGFVSSYKGTENNVPSLLKNTIYDRYIEKYKQNHTNKQKERKKKSIYIKNNYSNISNIYSIHKPKKEENIKRQYNFDVTDVLIIPEDFYVCESYIPTPNIMHENHENYLMFCKYLDKNLNSKIPVIQMNVFKCSEIEK; via the exons ATGTACAAACAGAATTCGCTAGAATCAAGagatataaattatatttacgAGGATTCATGGGTATGGGTTAATTTGaattctataaaaaataaaaatgtggGATTATATAGAGAAATATTAGAATACTATAGAAATAAGAggaaaacatatttttgcttttttaaAGGAAGAGTAAATAGGTTTGtttcaaataaagaagttgaaatatatatatatgtagatgataattatgaaaccttaaaaaataatataaattatgagATAATAGAGAATGTAAAATATCTATTACCAATCGATACTAATTTTGGGTGTAAAGATAATACagaattaatatatttaaatccTCCAAATGtattagaaaatatttatcaaagatataataatgcatatatgagtgaagaaaatagaaattgtatttatacatatataggttatatattattatcaataaatccttatacaaattttaaaatttacgatgataattatatgaacaaagtaagaaatgaaaataatttattttctattccTCACCCATTTTCTATTGCAAATGATGCTTATAACTGTTTAATGAAAGACCAAATAAGTCAATCTATAATTATTAGTGGAGAAAGTGGATCTGGTAAAACTGAATCCTCAAAGCAGGTTCTGAAATATCTAACTTATTTGAGCTCTTGTAATAAAGatgcaataaaaaaaataataaataaaaagcaaaaaaaatactatacTAAGAATGGAAAAACACGATACAACAATAAGGACAATGTGGAAGAAATATATGACAACGGTGttaatgaatttaaaaatgagataaacaaaaatagttattttaataaatttgataatataaaaaaaacaaatgatGGTAATGATCATAATGCTAATATATCGAATAACCAAATGGAAAATCAAACTCGCAAAAAAACTATTAtggaagaaaaaaatggttATACCGAAAATTcacaatatatatcatcttatgaagaaaaaatacaaaatagcAATCCATTATTAGAATCATTTGGAAATGctaaaacaataaaaaatgataatagtAGTAGATTTGGAAAACTTATGAAACTAaattatgatgaaaatggAATATTATGTTCAGCATCTATTGAAACATATTTACTTGCAAAGTCGCGAGTTGTTAATGTTCCATGTGGAGAAGGGAATtatcacattttttatgctttatgtcaaaataaaagtatagCTGAAAAGTTTAATTTGCTGCCTTGGCACAAGTATAACTActtaaaagataaaaataaacttaGTGATAAGGAtggaaatgaaaatgatactAAGAAAATTTTTGAAGAAGAAGATGGAGAAGAAACTCAATATGATTCAGAACagattaaaaatatgaaaaatgaaaaaaataaaaaaacacgaaataaaaggaaaaagacagagttttcaaataataatacagaTAGTGATAAATGCAAAAACGAAGAGGAAacggaaaaaaataaatatgagaAAAATCGAACAAACaatttggaaaatataaactatGGTATACACGATGATTATAAGAAATGCCCATATGATCTAAATGTTATTATGAAATGTTTTAGAACTATTGGGGTTATGGAAGATGAGCAAAACGAAATTTATAAAACGCtaatatgtattttattgttgGGAAATATCGATTTTATTGAAGacaaaaatgaagaaggaaaaaaaccattaaaaataaaaaatatgaatttatGTGAACAGTTAAACATACTTTTAGGAATAAATCAAGATATATCAGGTAATAATAGTAGAAAAATCCTAGAAATTTTAACTATAAAAAAGGTTAGAGAAACtcagaaaaattatacatacCAACAAGCTATATATAATCGTGATGTTATATCAAAAGCTTTATATCAACTTTTGTTTGAATATGTAATATTGCGAGTTAATGATTCATTGAATgttaaacaaaattttgaaGAATGGGAAGATGGGAAATATGAAGATCAAAATTTGTTGATAGAAAATCGAGAAAAAGAAGAGGAAGAAAATGATGggaattttaaaaaaagaaaacaccaaaaaatgtgtttagtaaaaaaaaaaaaaactattatagaaaatgagaattacaatgataatattgagaaaaataataataaatattttataggGATATTAGACATTTACGgatttgaaaatttttccTTAGAAGGGATAAACGGATTCGAACaattatgtataaattatgCTAACGAAATATtacattcattttttttgaaacaaataatatataatgaacaTAAAATCCATtatgaagaaaatttatCTATAGGAAAAGTTAATTATAGTGATAATAGTAATGTTATATCATTAATAggagataataaaaatataagcatTTATACAATACTAGAAGATTTagcattattatttacatctAATAAATcagatgaagaaaataataaaaatgtattttttgaaaaattaaataagcATGTTATCAATTCATctaaacataaatatacaataaaaaattataaagattcaaaaaattcttttataatttgtcATTATGCTGGTAATGTTTTATATGATTCTAATgacttttttaataaaaatgtagatATACTTACCAATGATATTGAAGAGTTTTTGTCTAATTGTAACAGTTTTATTAGCGTAAACttgttgaaaaaaaaaagatatgataaatttaacaatgataaaatatggagtaatgaaaataacgaagaaaaacaaattaataatatttctgataataaaaatcaagaaaaattaaaaagacGAAAACTTTCTGTTAAAGAAATTGTATGTGGACATGAATCGGAACAAAAATGGAACTCTGGCGTATATAATGAGATAAACAATTCATATAGAAATAAAGTAAAatctattttttcttcatttaaaaaacagCTAGAAATATTAACTAATAAATTAGATTTAACCTGCTCTAAATTTATTAGGTGTATAAAACCAAATGAAGAAAAGGCggcaaaatattttaacaaaaatttaGTTCTTAATCAATTAGTTATGAGCGGGATGATTGATATTCTcaatttaatgaaaaaaggATATCCATGTCGTGTTTTATATGATGATATTTGGAAAacttataataaaatattacaagAAGATATGAAAACATTCCTAACCCCTAAAATGTTTTGTGAActtgttttaaaatttttacaaataaattataacgAATATACATTtggaaaaacaaaaatattttttcgttttGGAGTTTTATCTcttataaatgaaatattattaaataaaaatgaaaaaaaaaaaaaaaaatttatagaATGTGTTTACAAATTTTGGTTAgctaaaagaaaaagaagattattaaattttgtcTTATTCGGATGCcgatttaaaattttatttaaaaagcAAAGATGGAAAATGCTAATGAATAATGGCTTACaaatgtataataattatctttttaaagaacaaaaaaaaaatattaaaaaaattctcatatattatttcaatGTCTACAAACAAagaatgtattttttagaattaaaaaaatcaactattattatacaaaaaaattatagaaaatatatatgtcgaaaaaaatacatgaATATCAAAAGAACTATACGATTTATACAagattattatatattcagaaaatattatcaaaaaaggGTCAACGCTTCTAATATTATACGAAAGTATTGgttaatgtatataattaaatcagattataaatatgtgattaattctattattaaaatacaACGTGCttttaaaatgtatatgaaaaagaaatacaTAGATTATTGTTTAAATGTGTCCcaattaaaaaagggaGAAAACAACATTTATTCCAAGAAAACTAACATACCTGTATATaatcaaatatatgatCAAACAGATCGAATTGGATCcttcatatatattcattcaGAAAAAAAGAGGAGACATTCGTTTTCG ATTTTGGAAAATCTAAAAAATTCTTCAAAAAGCCAGCATACATTTAAAAGAGCAAATACTTGGAGTATAAAAGACAATGCATCAAAATATGGTTATAATTTTCCAACAAAGACAGCCTCTGATACTAAAAGGATTTCCatagaaaatgatatacAAGAATATGAtagtatttataataaaaacgaTATTGTTGAAAATcaagaaaaacaaataaacgAAAGGAGAAGCTATACTGCTAATATTCCATTTATGAGCGTTggaaatatacaaaataatgaacacaacaaaaaagatgaagataaaaaaaatatttttaacaaaaaaaaggtCATCAATgtttatggaaaaaaaaaatatagatttaGTAACCTAAGTACATGTAACAGTATTATTGATACCAATTTGAATAATACCACTTCAAAGAAACCGGATCGATTAAAATTTGATAATGCAG aaaaattggaaattaatataaaaacacataattataataatacaaaaggTGGCTTTGTGTCTAGTTATAAAGGTACTGAAAACAATGTTCCTAGTCTTTTAAAGAATACGATATATGATAgatatattgaaaaatataaacaaaatcaTACAAATAAGCAAAAGGAAAGGAAGAAAAAAtctatatacataaaaaataactataGCAATATCAGTAACATATATAGTATCCATAAGCCTAAAAAAGAAGAGAACATAAAGAGGCAGTATAATTTCGACGTAACAGATGTA CTGATTATCCCAGAGGATTTTTACGTGTGCGAATCATATATCCCGACTCCAAACATAATGCATGAAAATCAT gaaaattatttgatgTTCTGTAAATATTTAGACAAAAACTTGAACTCAAAAATTCCAGTGATCCAGATGAATGTTTTTAAATGCTCagaaattgaaaaataa
- a CDS encoding carbonic anhydrase, putative — translation MKHIIFLSIVLCFCDNVMYNNYVERILFELPNNITDDLNSEPMVEYEVKEKKDDNIDINKDVRHWNIEINEHKDNPNIQRNPEGNDNNHNNENNDNWEYHSNYNDEKFESQNENERNGFSLKNEVEKNPEERKDTPFDEYNEYANFENMNNNFEKNKKKYFEDMQSTYMEDKKNVDNKEYMDEVKNKKIEYQKNEENNIKNGIIQYNDNLSFDYSKHGMDWNVGICKNGKYQSPVDLHMHTLKERELKNLSDFYLNAFYDNDEYSWNNYNKPWFKGDIFYYYENLINKIIINRQNNMFKIKASNNEIIPFGVLFTTDEPAIFYSHHINFHSPSEHTFEGSGNRRHIEMQIYHSTNEIYDYDENKWNGVFGKKTYKKKNNETNIQHSYILTFLMNSLSNPHLSQQYTKNKKRNKRSKSYNSIRMGRNDKNTKRESQYQVISITFSSAEIDKSTINNFKKLPSEKFLKTILEGSQNVPVGSGPKLVNLKEPLNLNSLLMMLNMKSMEFFAYHGSSTSPGCNENVHWKVAKKSLPISTETMLKFYNMLKKTTPYYNASDNDNFRALQNVQGNIHNYGRVYLIQGFPVQLLISSALMTSDDKNVIENIKLAYSKSSANYIYFNFIFLLLIFMFLQNY, via the exons atgaaacaCATCATATTTCTTTCAATTGTATTGTGTTTTTGTGATAATGTaatgtataataattatgtagagcgaatattatttgaattgccaaataatataacagATGATTTAAATTCTGAGCCAATGGTTGAATACGAagttaaagaaaaaaaagatgataatatagatataaataaagatgtAAGGCATTGGAATATTGAGATAAATGAGCACAAGGATAATCCAAATATTCAAAGAAATCCCGAGGGGAATGATaataatcataataatgaaaataatgataactGGGAATATCATTCCAATTATAATGACGAAAAATTCGAAAgccaaaatgaaaatgaaaggAATGGATTTTCTCTAAAAAACGAGGTGGAGAAAAATCCAGAAGAAAGAAAGGATACACCATTTGATGAATACAATGAATATGctaattttgaaaatatgaataataatttcgaaaaaaataaaaaaaaatactttgAGGATATGCAATCGACATATATggaagataaaaaaaatgtagacaataaagaatatatgGATGAggtgaaaaataaaaaaattgaatatcaaaaaaacgaagaaaataatataaaaaatggtattattcaatataatgataactTATCATTTGATTATTCTAAGCATGGAATGGATTGGAATGTAGGAATATgcaaaaatggaaaatatcAATCCCCTGTAGATTTACATATGCATACATTAAAAGAAAgagaattaaaaaacttatcagatttttatttaaatgcattttatgataatgatgaatattcatggaataattataataaaccATGGTTTAAAGgtgatatattttattattatgaaaatttaataaataaaattattataaatagacaaaataatatgtttaaaataaaagcatctaataatgaaataatcCCTTTTGgtgttttatttacaaCTGATGAACCAgcaatattttattcacaTCATATTAATTTCCATTCCCCTAGTGAGCATACATTTGAAGGATCTGGAAATAGGAGACATATAGAAATGCAAATTTATCACAGTACTAATGAGATCTATGattatgatgaaaataaatggaaTGGAGTTTTTggtaaaaaaacatataaaaaaaaaaataatgaaacaaatattcagcattcatatattttaacattCTTAATGAATAGTTTATCAAACCCTCATTTAAGTCAacaatatacaaaaaataaaaagaggAACAAACGGAGTAAATCATATAATAGTATTAGAATGGGGagaaatgataaaaatacaaaaagaGAAAGCCAATATCAGGTTATTTCCATTACTTTTTCAAGTGCCGAAATTGATAAATCtacaattaataattttaaaaaacttCCTTCggaaaaatttttaaaaactaTTTTAGAGGGATCTCAAAATGTTCCTGTTGGTTCAG GCCCGAAATTAGTGAATCTGAAGGAACCTCTAAATTTAAACTCACTACTTATGATGCTAAATATGAAAAGTATGGAATTTTTTGCATATCATGGATCTTCAACTTCACCAGGTTGCAATGAAAATGTTCACTGGAAAGTTGCCAAAAAATCTTTACCTATATCAACAGAAACCATGTTAAAGTTTTACaatatgttaaaaaaaacaacacCATATTATAATGCCAGtgataatgataattttaGAGCCTTACAAAATGTTCAGGgtaatatacataattatgGTAGAGTATATTTAATACAAGGCTTTCCAGTTCAATTGTTAATTTCATCTGCCTTAATGACAAGTGACGATAAAAATGtgattgaaaatataaaactgGCTTATTCTAAATCAAGtgcaaattatatttatttcaattttattttcttactacttatttttatgtttttacaaaattattaa
- a CDS encoding ER membrane protein complex subunit 8, putative produces MTGTEITIDHIAYAKIFMHALKNSYNDVCGILIGKYYNSENETKKCIISNTVPLFHTHILFAFLSLAFTMIEKNCKETGERIIGYYHISADDSKNDNISNIKICDIISDTLIKNYNDALICLVNISKLKDDEDNCIKTFIQDGNGKLKNAKIKISSKNKEFLRKSISNHEYLNIHDFDDHLNCINCDFMNPNLFKDSS; encoded by the exons atgACAGGCACAGAAATAACGATTGATCATATTGCATATgcaaaaatttttatgcatGCCTTgaaaaattcatataacGATGTGTGTGGAATATTAAtaggaaaatattataattctgaaaatgaaacaaaaaaatgtattataaGTAATACTGTCCCACTTTTTCACACACATATTTTGTTCGCATTTTTAAGTTTGGCATTTACAATg ATTGAGAAGAATTGTAAAGAGACTGGGGAACGAATCATAGGGTATTATCATATTAGTGCTGATGATtctaaaaatgataatataagtaatataaaaatatgtgatATAATTTCAGATAccttaataaaaaattataacgATGCATTAATATGCTTAGTCaatatttctaaattaAAGGATGATGAAGACAACTGCATAAAG ACATTTATACAAGATGGGAATggaaaattgaaaaatgcGAAGATAAAGATTTCTAGTAAAAACAAGGAATTTTTAAGGAAAAGTATCTCAAATCATGA GTATTTGAATATACACGATTTTGATGATCATTTAAATTGTATTAATTGTGATTTTATGAACCCCAACTTATTTAAAGATAGTTCTTAG
- a CDS encoding V-type proton ATPase subunit F, putative produces MTSRRHKLFNETDLKIYIIGDEDSVVGFLLAGIGFRDGLGKKNFFIVNSKTSKSEIEEVFKEYTSKSDCGVILMNQQIADEIRHLVDLHDKILPTVLEIPSKDKPFDPNKDSIIQRVKLFFGGDISNIK; encoded by the exons atgacATCTAGAAGACATAAGCTTTTCAATGAAACtgatttgaaaatatatattataggGGATGAA gaCTCTGTTGTCGGTTTTTTGCTAGCTGGAATTGGGTTTCGAGATGGACttgggaaaaaaaattttttcattgtaAATTCAa aaacGAGTAAATCTGAAATTGAGGAAGTTTTCAAAGAATACACATCAAAAAGTGATTGTGGAGTTATATTAATGAATCAACAG ATAGCAGACGAAATAAGACACCTTGTTGATTTGcatgataaaatattaccCACTGTTTTAGAAATACCATCAAAAGACAAGCCGTTTGACCCAAACAAAGATTCGATTATTCAAAGAGTGAAGTTATTTTTTGGTGGTgatatttcaaatataaaatga